TCGAGGTCGATGGTGCCGTCCGGCTTGCGCAGCGACGCGATGCCGGGATCCGACAGCAGCGCACGGCGCACGGCGTCGTCGGAAGCCGTGAGGTGCAGGCGCTGCGTCTCGTCGGCCATCACGCGTTGCTGCACGAGGCTGTTGACCATCGCGCTGCGCGTCTCGGGCGAATCGAACATTTTGGGATCGAACTGCGCGCCGAGCATGGCGCGGGCGCGGTCGACCTGCTGCCTGAAGGCGCTTTCGTATTCGGCACGCGTGATCTTGTGGCCATTCACGCTGGCGACGTAGGCGCTTTCGTCGAAGAAGTTGCTGAAGCCCTGAATCCCGACGATACCCAGTCCGGGCACGATGATCAGGATCAGCAGAGCCATCATCAGGCGCTGGTGGTTGCGGAAGAAGTCGAGCATGCGTTGCGCTGCGAGGTTAGACAAAACGCTCGATATTACAACAGCGGGAGAGGAAAAGGCGAAAGCCGGCGGCGTTTTGCGCTTTTTGATGCGGCGATCTTCCGGTTATCCGACGCGCGATGTTTTATCGTCGCCCGAATTGTTGCACGACTTGCAACTTCACAAACCGTTAGGATACTTAACGAAAGCCGCCAAAATGCAAAATCCCGTAAGCGACAATGCTTACGGGATTCTTAGTCGTTCTTGGCGGAGCGGACGGGACTCGAACCCGCGACCCCCGGCGTGACAGGCCGGTATTCTAACCAACTGAACTACCGCTCCAAGATGCTGCTTTGTGCATACTGCTATGCCGCTGGAAGTGGTGGGTGCTGAGAGGCTCGAACTCCCGACCTACGCCTTGTAAGGGCGCCGCTCTACCAACTGAGCTAAGCACCCGGATTTCTGTCCGTTCGGAGCAGAAGGACCAGTGAAAAGCACCGTTCCCAGCGAGTCCGCTAGTTTAGCGCATCCTTCAGGGCTTTGCCAGCGCGGAACTTGGGAATTTTTGCCGCTTCGATGGTGATGGCTGCACCCGTGCGTGGATCGCGGCCCGTGCGCGCGGCGCGCTCACCTACCGCAAACGTCCCGAAGCCGACGAGCGTCAGCGAATCGCCCTTCTCGAGCGTCGCGCGCACGCCGCCGATGACCGCCTCTAGCGCACGTACCGCTGCGGCCTTCGAAATATCGGCTTCATGCGCGATGTGGTCGATCAGTTCCGTCTTGTTCATTGTGTTCCCGAATCCCTATTGGCACGTTGTAATCGATTTTCATATTCGCCGTCGTGACGAACCGCATCGCCTGGCTGCGATGCGCGGCCAGCAAACGCAGCCGAAACTGCCGTGTCAACGAGGGTTGCGCCCGATGCGACGCGCTTTCGAAACGCTTTAGAAGC
This Caballeronia sp. LZ062 DNA region includes the following protein-coding sequences:
- a CDS encoding HU family DNA-binding protein: MNKTELIDHIAHEADISKAAAVRALEAVIGGVRATLEKGDSLTLVGFGTFAVGERAARTGRDPRTGAAITIEAAKIPKFRAGKALKDALN